AGGCTAAAACATCGCGACACAAACGAGCACGAGCAGACCGAGGAAGATGTTCGTCGCGGACAGAATCTCGACCCCCTTCTGCGCCTCTCACTTCCCTCGCGCCGCGCGCATCTCCCCGGCCTTCTCGCGGATCTCCTCCAGATCGCGGACCATCTCGCTCCATCCGTACCAGAAGGCATAGTCCGGGTTCGAATGGAAGGTTCCCTGGAACGCGCGCATGCGATGCGAGAGGTGCATCTCGAAGAGCTTCCGCTCGATTCCGGTCGGCGCGTCTTGGAACGTGAGGAGGTCGGGGAACGCATGGGCGTACGCGGCCGGCTTCTCCAGAATTCCGTCGGCGTAGAGTCCGGCGACGACGCGGATCGCCTCGGCGAGAAGGTGGTCGGCGTCGCGGATCATCTCGTCCCCCTTGGCGATCTCGGCGCGCGCGAAGTTCTCCGAGTGGCAGCCGGAGCACGTCTCGATCAGCTTCGCGCGCTCGCGGTCGAATGATTCCTGATCGAGCCGCGCGACATCCGCCGCCTTCACGACATCGAGCCGCGACGTCGGGTTCCCTTCGGGGTCGAGAACGCCGAGCGCTTGCAGGATCGTCACCTGGTCGGCTTTCCACTGCGGATCCTCGGGGAGAGGAAGCCGCACGGCAAGGAACCCCCACGGGGTCCTCACTTCGTGATTCCCTTCCTGCATGTGACAAGTTTGGCAGGTCGGGGCGGCGGCCGACTCGGGAAGGATTCCGTTCTGCTTCAAGAGATGGCGCACGCCGTGTTTCGACGAGGAATACATCTCCCACTGCGGATGGTCGAACCCCATGTGGCAGGTCTGGCACGCCTGCGGTTCCCTCGCCTCTTTCGTCGAGAAGAGGTGCCGCGTGTGGCACGCGTCGCACGATGCGAGCCCGAAGCCCGGCCCGGTTTCCTTGAGCTCTCGAATATCTTCCTCGCTCTTGAGGCCGATCTTGTGGCAACCGCCGCATCCCTTCATCCCCTCGCGAAGCGCGTGCGGGAGAGCATGCGTAGTCGGCATCGCCTTCATCGCCGCCCAAGCGGCCGCGTGCTTTCCGCGCGAGAACTGCTCGACCTGGTCCGCGTGGCAAGCGGCGCAGGTCTCGGGGGTCGGGATGCGCACCTTGGCGACATCGGCCGCGGACGTGTGGGCGTCCCCGTGACAGACATCGCAGGAGACGTCGTTCGCGCTGTGCTTGCTGAGCTGCCAGTCGGTCACGATGGAAGGCGTCGTCTGCTTGTGGCAAGCCACGCAATCCAAACCGGCTGCGGAAGAAACGCTGGAGAGGAACAGAGAGAGCAAGATCACCCATCGCATCGATCGATCCTCCACGGCTGGAAGCCGCTCGCGGTGTCGGGGGGTCCCCGCATCTGGCCGACCCGGGGTCACTCGCGCCGCCCCATGAGTGTGCGCGTTCGTTCATATTCTCCAAATCGTTTGCCCGCGTCAACAGCTTTGTGTGGGGCAGGGGATGCGTGAAGAAGAGCCGAAGACCGGCGATGGGTTGCCGTCTGAGGTTGAGCCTTGCCAGCGCTTCGGGTCTCGAGTTGTTGGACCGGTCCAATTGGATAGCATTGGCCGTTGCATAGCGTGAGAGATCGGATAAAATCACGATTGGATCCATCCAATGGAGGCATCGTGAAGATCTCGATCGAGCGCGACGGACCGACCCCCCTTCACCTGCAGATCGCGCACGCGATCCGCGAGCAGATTCTCGCGGGCGCGCTCCAGGGAGACGGCCGACTTCCGCCGTCGCGCAAGCTGGCGAAGGCCCTCGGCGTCAACCGGGGAACCGTCACGCAGGCGTACCAGATCCTCTGGTCCCAGGGGCTGATCGAGGGGCGCGTCGGCCGGGGGACATCGATTCTCCCCGCCGCCGCGGGTTCGGAGACCGGCTACGCCCCCCTTCCCTGGGAGATGCTCATCGCGGGCGGCTCAGAGCAGGAGGATCACGAGGTTCGGGATTTCGTCCGGCTCATCGATCGGGACGATCTCATCTCGCTCGCCGCCGGTCTCCCGGCCCCCGACCTCTACCCGATGGAGGCGCTCCGCTCGATCACGGACGACGTGCTCGCGCGCGAGGGGCGAACGCTCCTCCACTGGTGCCCGGTCGAAGGTCACGCGCCCCTCCGGCGCCTGCTCGCCGAGCGGTTCGCGGAAGTTCATCCGAACGAAATCCTGATCCTCTCCGGATCGACGCAGGGGATCTTTCTCCTGGCGCGGGCGTTGATCGCACCGGGAGATCTCGTCGCGGTCCAATCCCCGACCTACATCGGGGCGCTCCAGGTCTTCCGCGCGGCGGGGGCGCGCATCGTCGGGATCCCGTCCGGAGCCGAAGGGATCGATCCGGCCGCGATCGAAAACGTGTTTGCGCGCGCCCGGCCGAAGCTCTTCTACGCGGTCCCGACTTTTCATAATCCCACGGGCGAGACGATGAGCCTCGATACGAGGACGCGGCTCCTTCGGTCCGCCGCTCGCCACGGCGTTCCGATCCTCGAGGACGATCCGTACGCGATGCTCCGCTACGACGGCGAGGAGATCCCTTCCCTCAAGGAGCTCGACGCGCACGGGCATGTTCTTTATGTCTCTACCTTCTCGAAGGTTCTCTTCCCGGGCCTTCGCATCGGGTACCTTGCCGCCCCGCAGCCGGTCGTGGAGAAGTTGAAGAGCGGGAAGCATCTTCAGGATCTCTTCACGAACTCGCTCGGCCAGGCGGCGGTCTTCGAGTTCGCGCGCCGCGGCCTTCTCGACGAGCACGCCGCCCGCATGCGAGACGAGTACCGCGCGAGGCGCGACGCGATGACGGAGGCTCTCCGGCGCCGCGCGCCGAGCCTGGCGTTCTCGCCTCCCGAGGGCGGCTACTTCATCTGGGCAAAGCTTCCCGACGGAAGCGCCGCCCGCGAGCTTCTCCGCGAGGCGCTCCGAAAGAAGGTCTCGTTCGTTCCGGGCGATCTCTTCTCTCCCGACGGAAGAGAACGGGACCGGATTCGGATCAACTTCGCGTCCCACGCCCCAGAGACGATCGAAGAGGGGGTGCGAAGGCTCGGATCCGCCCTTCGCGCCCTTCGCAGAGAAAGAAGAGCCGAGAGCCGCGAGGAGCCGGCGCGGCCGATCGTGTGAGCGGCGCGCCGTCTCCGACCGGGCGACCGATGGAAGCGACCCGGCGAGAAAGGATGACCCGATGACGACCAAGAACCGTTTCGCGCACTTCCGCGGAAAGATCGTGCCGATCGAGGATGCGCGCATTTCGATCATGACCTCAGGGTTCAACTACGGGACCGGCGTCTTCGAAGGGATTCGCGCGTACTGGTCCGGGGACGAGAAGCAGCTCTTCCTCTTTCGGCTGCGCGAGCACTACGAGCGTTTCTTGAGAAACACGCGCTTTCTCTTCATGGACCTCCCCTATTCAGCCGAGGATCTCTGCGAGGCGACGATCGCGCTCCTCAGAAAGGAGGAGTTCCGGACCGACGTCTACGTGCGGCCGCTCGCGTACAAGTCGAGCGAGGCGATCGGCGTTCGGCTCCACGATCTCGCGTGCGAGTTCGCGCTCTTCGCTGTTCCCTTCGGCGCGTACATCGATAGACCCGATGGGGCGCGGCTCATGGTCTCCTCGTGGAGGCGTCTCTCGGACGAGGCGTTCCCCGCGCGCACGAAGATCACCGGCGCCTACGTGAACTCCGCGCTCGCCAAGACGGAGGCGTCGATGAACGGCTTCGACGACGCGCTCATGCTCTCCGCGAACGGACACGTTTCCGAGGCGAGCGCGGCGAACTTCTTCGTTGTTCGGAACGGAGTCCTCGTCACGCCTCCCGTGACGGAAGACATCCTCGAGGGGATCACGCGCGATACGTTCATGCGGATGGCGCGCGATCACGGCATTCCGGTCGTCGAGCGCGTTGTGGATCGATCGGAAGTGTACGGAGCCGAGGAGGCGTTCGTCTGCGGAACCGCGGTCGGGCTCGTTCCGGTCATCGAGATCGACCGGCGCCCGATCGGCGGCGGAAAGGCGGGCGCGGTCTCGACGAAGCTCCGCGATCTTTATCTCGAAACGGTCGTCGGGAAGAACGCGCGCTATCGGCATTGGTGCGCGCCGGTCTACTAGGCGAGCGGAGATTCGCGGATGCCTGCCGCGGTCACCCGCGCGTGGTGACGTCATCGGACGGCAGGTGCCACACGACCAGGGCTGTCTTGCACCGGAGACGGGGGTGAGCAATTCGGTACCTGATACCCCATTTCATAGGCCCGAAATAGGGTATCAGGTACCGAATTCAAGCGAGCCCCGCCCCCCGGCTCCGGAGCGTTCAGGGTGTCCGGCATTCGATTCGAGGAGGATTTCATGTCGCGTCTCTTCTGGTATCCGGGCCACGAGCTTCTCGTCGAGGACATTGTTCGCGCCGAGGACTGCTTCGTATGGGACGCGCGCGGGAACGAGTACGTCGACCTCGAGGGCGGCGTGTGGTGCGTCTCGATCGGCCACGGGAATCCGCGGATTCTCCGTGCGATCTCCGATCAGGCCGCCCGAATCGCCCACGCAGGCTTCAACTATTCCTGTGCGATCGTTGAGAAAGCCGCCCGCGAGGTCTTGTCGATCCTCGGCTTCAACGGGGGACGATGCGTGCTTCTCTGTTCCGGAAGCGAGGCGGTCGAGTTCGGTGTCCGCGTCGCCCGCATGTCGATCGACCGGCCGCTCTTCCTCACGATGGCCGACTCTTACTTCGGAGCGTACGGCTCCGCGAGCCGAAGGGACGAAAGCGAGTGGCTTCTCTTCGACTGGTTCCCATGCGCGGGGTGCGAGCGGCCCGGGACGTGCGACTCCTCCTGCGAGCGCTGGGCCGCGGTCCCTTGGGACCGGATCGGCGGCTTCCTCTTCGAGCCGGGAAGCTCCTCCGGGCTCGTCCGTTTCCCGCCGGAGAAGCTGATCCGGAGCATCACGCGGGCCGTCGAGAAGGGCGGCGGTCTCTTCCTCGTGAACGAGGTGACCACCGGGATCGGGCGGACCGGAAAATGGTTTGGCTTTCAACATTACGGCGTCCGCCCGGACATCGTCGCCGTCGGCAAGGGGATCGGAAACGGTTATCCGGTGAGCGCCGCCGCGTTCGCGGCCGGCGTGGAAGAGCGCCTTGCGGGACGCGAGGTGAAGTACGCCCAATCTCACCAGAACGATCCGCTCGGCGCGGCGGTTCTCGTCGAGGTCGTGCGCGTGATCCGCGAGGAAGGGCTGATCGAGCGCTCGATGGAGATCTCCGCCGAGCTCGCCGGCGGGCTCGACAAGATTCGGGAGCGGACCGGACGCGTTCGAGAGATCCGCGCCCGCGGGCTGATGATCGCGATCGAGATCGACGACGACCCCGATCGCTCCCTGACGATCCGAACACACCGAGAGCTCGTGCGCCGCGGATTTCTCGTCGGGAAGCGCCCGAACACGAACGTGCTCCGGCTCGATCCGCCCCTCACAATCGGTCGCGCCGAAATCGAAGCTTTCCTCGCGGCGTTCGAGGACGCCCTCAGGACTAACTAGCCTGTAACTAGGGACAGTCACCTATAAGACTGGTGTCCTTGTGAAACAGGTGACTAATAGGTGCCTGTCCCTGGTGTCTACCTGGTGTCTACGGCTCGGTGAACTTCGGCTCGGACGGCTCGACCACGTCGTAGTCCCGCTCCCAACCCTCGTGCTCGAGCGTCATCGACTCGACCGCGATCTGCGTGCTGTTCGCGTCGAGCTCGGTCACCGCGCTGTACTTCGACGGCCAGCACCGGTACACCTTCCACGCCATCGCGAGCTGGCCGGCTTCGTTGTACAGCTCGATGACGATGTCCTTGCGGAAGTCTTGTAGGGACGCCTCGGCCCCAAGCCCCGACCCGAAGTTCCACACCTTGTTCACCCACTTCTCAAACTCCTGATCGTGGGTGCGCCCCCTCTCGACGATGATCGGCTCGTAGATCGTCTGGCCCGGCGACCTCTGATCGACGCTCGGCGATCCGCCCTTCCTGCTCGAAACGACCTCGGTCGTCCGCGTGAGACCGCTCACGTACATCACGCCGGGGACGTACTTGCCGTCCCATTTGACGCGGAACTTGAACTGCTTGTACGGGTCGAACCGATGCGTGTTGACGCTGAACTCCGTCGCGAGCGCCTCCGAAAGAAACAGCCACGCGAACGCGGCAAGAAACAGCACCCCGAAAACGGCGGCTCTTCGCTTCATGACTTACCTCCCCCGCGGCTAGTGCGGCGCGGCGACCGTGTAGTCACGCTCCCATCCCTCATATTGAAGAACGAGAACCTCCATCGGCACATCCGACCCGTCCGTCCCCATCTCCCCGATGACGACATGATCCGACGGCCAACAGCGATAGACATTGAACGCCATCGCCATCTGGTCCGCTTCGTTGAACAGCTCGATGCGAATGTCCTTCCGGAAATCTTGAAGCGAGATCTCCGCCCCCAGCCCCGATCCAAAGTTCCACACCTTGTTCGCCCACCGCTCGAACTCGGCGTCGTTCGTGAGACGCCGTTCGAGAACGATCGGGTCGTACGTCGTGAGGCCCGGCGCCTTCCGCGCCATGTTCGGATCACCGCCCCCC
This is a stretch of genomic DNA from Candidatus Eisenbacteria bacterium. It encodes these proteins:
- a CDS encoding cytochrome C, which translates into the protein MRWVILLSLFLSSVSSAAGLDCVACHKQTTPSIVTDWQLSKHSANDVSCDVCHGDAHTSAADVAKVRIPTPETCAACHADQVEQFSRGKHAAAWAAMKAMPTTHALPHALREGMKGCGGCHKIGLKSEEDIRELKETGPGFGLASCDACHTRHLFSTKEAREPQACQTCHMGFDHPQWEMYSSSKHGVRHLLKQNGILPESAAAPTCQTCHMQEGNHEVRTPWGFLAVRLPLPEDPQWKADQVTILQALGVLDPEGNPTSRLDVVKAADVARLDQESFDRERAKLIETCSGCHSENFARAEIAKGDEMIRDADHLLAEAIRVVAGLYADGILEKPAAYAHAFPDLLTFQDAPTGIERKLFEMHLSHRMRAFQGTFHSNPDYAFWYGWSEMVRDLEEIREKAGEMRAARGK
- a CDS encoding PLP-dependent aminotransferase family protein → MKISIERDGPTPLHLQIAHAIREQILAGALQGDGRLPPSRKLAKALGVNRGTVTQAYQILWSQGLIEGRVGRGTSILPAAAGSETGYAPLPWEMLIAGGSEQEDHEVRDFVRLIDRDDLISLAAGLPAPDLYPMEALRSITDDVLAREGRTLLHWCPVEGHAPLRRLLAERFAEVHPNEILILSGSTQGIFLLARALIAPGDLVAVQSPTYIGALQVFRAAGARIVGIPSGAEGIDPAAIENVFARARPKLFYAVPTFHNPTGETMSLDTRTRLLRSAARHGVPILEDDPYAMLRYDGEEIPSLKELDAHGHVLYVSTFSKVLFPGLRIGYLAAPQPVVEKLKSGKHLQDLFTNSLGQAAVFEFARRGLLDEHAARMRDEYRARRDAMTEALRRRAPSLAFSPPEGGYFIWAKLPDGSAARELLREALRKKVSFVPGDLFSPDGRERDRIRINFASHAPETIEEGVRRLGSALRALRRERRAESREEPARPIV
- a CDS encoding branched-chain amino acid transaminase, coding for MTTKNRFAHFRGKIVPIEDARISIMTSGFNYGTGVFEGIRAYWSGDEKQLFLFRLREHYERFLRNTRFLFMDLPYSAEDLCEATIALLRKEEFRTDVYVRPLAYKSSEAIGVRLHDLACEFALFAVPFGAYIDRPDGARLMVSSWRRLSDEAFPARTKITGAYVNSALAKTEASMNGFDDALMLSANGHVSEASAANFFVVRNGVLVTPPVTEDILEGITRDTFMRMARDHGIPVVERVVDRSEVYGAEEAFVCGTAVGLVPVIEIDRRPIGGGKAGAVSTKLRDLYLETVVGKNARYRHWCAPVY
- a CDS encoding aspartate aminotransferase family protein, whose translation is MSRLFWYPGHELLVEDIVRAEDCFVWDARGNEYVDLEGGVWCVSIGHGNPRILRAISDQAARIAHAGFNYSCAIVEKAAREVLSILGFNGGRCVLLCSGSEAVEFGVRVARMSIDRPLFLTMADSYFGAYGSASRRDESEWLLFDWFPCAGCERPGTCDSSCERWAAVPWDRIGGFLFEPGSSSGLVRFPPEKLIRSITRAVEKGGGLFLVNEVTTGIGRTGKWFGFQHYGVRPDIVAVGKGIGNGYPVSAAAFAAGVEERLAGREVKYAQSHQNDPLGAAVLVEVVRVIREEGLIERSMEISAELAGGLDKIRERTGRVREIRARGLMIAIEIDDDPDRSLTIRTHRELVRRGFLVGKRPNTNVLRLDPPLTIGRAEIEAFLAAFEDALRTN
- a CDS encoding phage tail protein, with amino-acid sequence MKRRAAVFGVLFLAAFAWLFLSEALATEFSVNTHRFDPYKQFKFRVKWDGKYVPGVMYVSGLTRTTEVVSSRKGGSPSVDQRSPGQTIYEPIIVERGRTHDQEFEKWVNKVWNFGSGLGAEASLQDFRKDIVIELYNEAGQLAMAWKVYRCWPSKYSAVTELDANSTQIAVESMTLEHEGWERDYDVVEPSEPKFTEP
- a CDS encoding phage tail protein, which translates into the protein MSRNPPAVRALVRTATLLLLTAFVPGPAPANDDFLDTHPAGQFTLRVKWDGQYVVGITRVSGLIRRTEVVTPRGGGDPNMARKAPGLTTYDPIVLERRLTNDAEFERWANKVWNFGSGLGAEISLQDFRKDIRIELFNEADQMAMAFNVYRCWPSDHVVIGEMGTDGSDVPMEVLVLQYEGWERDYTVAAPH